The Hypanus sabinus isolate sHypSab1 chromosome 1, sHypSab1.hap1, whole genome shotgun sequence genome contains a region encoding:
- the LOC132399330 gene encoding high affinity cGMP-specific 3',5'-cyclic phosphodiesterase 9A-like: protein MSPSSSPVESGRRAEIAKCQGEIERLREELAKRSLWICDSPCPPASRRLTPRRDVPSYPKYTLSPETIEALKKPTFDIRQWAPNEMLSCIEYMFHSLGLVNQFNINAITLKRWLLSVQENYRENPFHNFRHSFCVTQMMHGMIQLCGLQARLKPIEILILMTSAVCHDLDHPGLNNTYRKDIMKLEKMEESSAREHLPNNTVTNTDGMMELILATDMARHGDIMDAFAQCLNVFDDQNQEHVRLLEQVLIKCCDTSNEVRPTQVSEPWLDCLLQEYFMQGDREKSEGLPVSPFMDRDRVWKSHTQRAFITSTLMPMLESLTKLFPQLEEVMLQPLRLARDRYQQLGEGEMARLEVPSEPTVASVSI from the exons ATGTCACCGTCCAGCTCTCCAG TGGAGAGCGGGAGGAGAGCCGAGATCGCCAAGTGTCAGGGGGAGATCGAGAGGCTGCGGGAAGAGCTTGCCAAGAG atccctctgGATTTGTGACTCCCCGTGTCCCCCTGCCAGCAGAAGGCTCACCCCTCGCCGTGATGTTCCCTCATATCCCAAG tacacccTCTCTCCAGAGACCATCGAGGCACTGAAGAAGCCAACCTTCGACATCCGGCAGTGGGCTCCCAATGAG atgctgagttGTATCGAGTACATGTTCCACAGTCTGGGCCTGGTCAACCAGTTTAACATCAATGCCATCACTCTGAAGCGATGGCTG CTGAGCGTCCAGGAGAACTACAGGGAGAATCCgttccacaacttccgccactcCTTCTGCGTCACCCAGATGATGCATGGCATGATCCAACTGTGTGGGCTGCAG GCCCGGCTGAAACCCATCGAGATCTTGATCCTGATGACCTCCGCTGTCTGCCATGACCTGGATCACCCCGGGCTCAACAACAC ctataggaaggatatcatgaAGCTGGAGAAGATGGAGGAAAGTTCTGCTCGagaacatcttcccaacaacacGGTGACCAACActgat GGGATGATGGAGCTGATCTTGGCCACAGACATGGCGAGACACGGGGACATCATGGATGCGTTTGCACAATGCCTCAACGTGTTCGACGACCAGAACCAGGAACACGTCCGACTG CTGGAACAAGTACTGATCAAATGCTGTGACACCTCCAACGAGGTGCGGCCCACCCAGGTCTCTGAGCCCTGGCTCGACTGTTTGTTACAGGAGTACTTCATGCAG GGAGACCGGGAGAAGTCGGAGGGTTTACCAGTGTCGCCCTTCATGGACCGGGACCGGGTGTGGAAATCTCACACACAGAGAGCATTCATCACTTCCACCCTCATGCCCATGCTCGAGTCCTTGACCAAG CTCTTCCCCCAGCTGGAGGAGGTGATGCTGCAACCCCTCAGGCTGGCGAGGGATCGTTACCAGCAGCTCGGAGAGGGGGAGATGGCGAGACTGGAGGTGCCCTCGGAGCCCACCGTGGCATCAGTCTCCATCTGA